The Sebastes fasciatus isolate fSebFas1 chromosome 22, fSebFas1.pri, whole genome shotgun sequence genome includes the window cattaataaatttgtttatttgtaaaattattagaaaattatttattaatctatgaatcaattattaaaattacaaagtaattaattatttgacatttttaatgagcaaattaaaaagaagaattataaaaaaataatttacaaaattaaatattaatccatcaataaatagttcaaattaaaaaaggatGAACAAAAACACCATACAAGTAcatcattaaaaaatatattaatgaattcataaataaataatggaatgcactttaaaaagagaaacaaaaataaaactgttttaaaaattaaaaattaaaaaaatgtatattgatTTAAAACCTGTATTCTCAATTCAACTTGTGAatccagttatttatttctctttttaaacttaaattccattatttatttatgaattaattaattaatgtatttttatttgtgtttcatggtgtttttgtaaatccctttttaatttgaactatttattatTGAACGAATTTATTggatattattttatatttctcctttttattgctcattaaaatgtcatttatttatagaataatcaatttacaataaacagatttattaatggctatttttattgtacagttagttattaatcaataaaatgctttattgctatttacgtgactcttgtgatctccagctctgcagctccactgagctttttagcctcttttagcttCTAGTTTTGGTTTTACCATCATCAGAAATATCAACATCAAATGTTAACTCTCTAGATCCCGTTCCTTTAGCGATTAGTGATGAAAGGAATTAAACTAAAATCTGTGGTTCATTGGTTTGCTCGTCTCTCCGCTGGTTCTCTCTCTCAGGGATGGGTGTCCTCGCTGCTTCGAGCCGTCCAGCTCGTCCAATTGGGGGCGTGTCCTGATCTTAAACTACGTGGCGTTGGCTCTCGGCTTCCTCCTCCCTTTCGTCACAATCATCGTTTGCTACAGCAGGATCGTGCGACGCCTTAAGGCCCGCTTCGGCCTCCACGGCAGCAGTCGATCCGACACTCGCCGTCGCGACAGACGGCGCTCGTTGAACCTGGTCGCCATGGTGACGGCGACCTTCCTGCTCTGCTTTCTGCCCTATCACGTGATACGGTCTCTGCATCTGCACGCCGTGTGCGGCGGCTGGGACTGCGGCGTCACGCAGGCGCTGCAGCGGGCGGTGGTGGTGACGCTGTGTCTGGCGGCGTCCAACAGCGTGGTCAACCCGCTGCTGTACTACTACTCCACCAGGACGTTCAGAGACAACATGAGGGAGGCTCAGTCCTCTCTGATGACCAGCAGGAGGGGGTCCGGACTGGCTCtaaagaggagaaggagcacCGCCTGAGGGACCTGGAGGGTCATCAGAGGCCCAATCCCAATGCCCCCCTGAAGCCTAAATGGACTTAGCGGGAACGCGCCTCAAAGTCCATGAGTGTGGATATCTGCCCCTATCAGCTCTGCGGCTGGATCCGTCAAAAAACTCCTTCCTTACTTCCTTTTCCTAAATCCTTCTGCTTCACGTTGATGGAACACATCAAGGATTATTTAATTGTGGTCTTTATAgaatcttttgttttatttatttcaatgaaaatacatatttataacaTTCTTCTGTAAATTAAAGTGTCACCTTTGCGACCTAAAATAGAAGGTAAGGTCGCAGAAGGTCGCAGAAAATGAATTGGGTGAAAGAATGAGACTGAAATCACCGGCAGCTCTGAAGACAGTGGCTATTAAGAAGGGTCCAACAGTCGGCAAGGAGGTTCCAGGTGTTGGGGAGTCCAGAGGTTGTTGAGGACTCCAGGGATTGTTGGGGAGTCCAGGGAGTTTTGGGGAGTCCAGGGCTTGTTGGGGAGTCCAGGGAGTTTTGGGGAGTCCAGGGCTTGTTGGGGAGTCCAGGGATTGTTGGGGAATTTCGGGGTTGTTGAGGTATACAGGGGTTGTTGGGGAGTCTTTGGATTGTTGGGGAGTCCAGGGATTGTTGGGGAGTCCAGGGATTGTTGGGAAGTCCAAGGGTTGTTGGGGAGTCCAGGGATTGTTGAGGAGTCAAGGGATTGTTGAGGAGTCAAGGGATTGTTGGGGAGTCTAGTTGTTGTTggggagtccaggtgttgttgttgagtccaggtgttgttgAGGACTCCAGGGAGTTTTGGGGAGTCTTTTGATTGTTGGGGAGTCCAGGGAGTTTTGGGGAGTCTTTGGATTGTTGGGGAGTCCAGAGTTTGTTGGGGAGTCCAGGGATTGTTGGGAAGTCCAAGGGTTGTTGGGGAGTCCAGGGTTTGTTGGGGAGTCCAGGGATTGTTGGGAAGTCCAAGGGTTGTTGGGGAGTCCAGGGATTGTTGAGGAGTCAAGGGATTGTTGAGGAGTCAAGGGATTGTTGGGGAGTCTAGTTGTTgttgagtccaggtgttgttgAGGACTCCAGGGATTGTTGGGGAGTCTTTGGATTGTTGTGGATTCCATGGAGTATTGGGGAGTCCAGGGGTTGTTTAGGAGGGTCCAGTTGTTGTTTAGGAGGGTCTAGGGGTTGTTTAGGAAGGTCTAGGGGTTGTTTAGGAGGGTCCAGTTGTTGTTTAGGAGGGTACAGTTGTTGTTTAGGAGGATCCAGTTGTTGTTTAGGAGGGTCCAGATGTTGTTTAGGAGGGTCCAGTTGTTGTTTAGGAGGGTCCAGTTGTTGTTTAGGAAGGTCCAGTTGTTGTTTAGGAGGGTCCAGTTGTTGTTTAGGAGGGTCCAGTTGTTGTTTAGGAGGGTCCAGATGTTGTTTAGGAGGATCCAGTTGTTGTTTAGGAGGGTCCAGATGTTGTTTAGGAGGGTCCAGTTGTTGTTTAGGAAGGTCCAGTTGTTGTTTAGGAAGGTCCAGTTGTTGTTTAGGAGGGTCCAGATGTTGTTTAGGAGGATCCAGTTGTTGTTTAGGAGGGTCCAGATGTTGTTTAGGAGGGTCCAGTTGTTGTTTAGGAGGGTCCAGTTGTTGTTTAGGAAGGTCCAGTTGTTGTTTAGGAGGGTCCAGATGTTGTTTAGGAGGGTCCAGATGTTGTTTAGGAGGGTCCAGTTGTTGTTTAGGAGGGTCCAGATGTTGTTTAGGAGGGTCCAGATGTTGTTTAGGAGGGTCCAGTTGTTGtttggttcctgttcctgttatataaactacacTTAAAACTGCATTCGGTCAATTTGAGcaaatattataactttttattatatttggtCAAACACAGGGACACAGGAGAAAATGTCTTCTAAGTTAGTTAGTGGACATCTTGGACACGTGTCTCTAAATGTCTCTAAATGTCTCTAAATATGTGTCTCCATCACCTGTTGAGTAACGGCGCCCTCTGCAGGGTTTCACACTGAGAAGCTACCTGTCAGGTGTTTCTGACTGAAAGTACGCCGCTGATattctctgtttctcttcatGTTCAGACTCAAACCAACAGTTTCACTGTCTCTACTAACAAGTCTTATTATACACTGAATATGAAGGAttcatccgccgctgaaaatagtccccaacaagtccctatttcctcctgtttgataaaaactacagcGAGATGaaactactgtatatatctgtttttaaagattaaCGTCGGACCAACACATCGTTGGTTTGGGTCTatacatggtgtgtgtgtgtgtgtgtgtgtgtgtgtgcgtgtgtgtgtgtgtgtgtgtgtgtgtgtgtgtgtgtgtggttatgtggttattaataattgttttataAACTTGTTTCCAGTGAAGAATCTTTGTTTACATGTTTGATTAATCGgtaataaattaaactaaatataaGAAGTTTCAGTCACGTAAACAGGAAGTAGCTCCTTCTCTCTGCTCGCTGCTCGCCGTTCACGCTGAACGTCctgattcatttatttatgtcttttcaCAGAAATCTGTCGTCGTGGTGACACGGAAGatagatatttaaatatttaccaGATAAGGTCGCTGCCTGCAGCCTCACTGTGAGTCACAGCGCTTAGTATCATCAGATACATGTACTCAGAGTTAAAGTATCATCAGATACATGTACTCAGAGTTAAAGTATCATCAGATACATGTACTCAGAGTTAAAGTATCATCAGATACATGTACTCAGAGTTAAAGTATCATCAGATACAAGTACTTCAAGTTAAAGTATTACCAGATACATGTACTCAGAGttaaagtattatcagctaaatgtacttcaagtaaaagtattcatttaGCAGTAAAATATACATTACTACAGTCTGGTGGTATTCTGTCTTGTTTAacagagtactactacagtCTGGTGGTATTCTGATCTCTGACCTGCAGGGGGCGCAAAAGTACTTCAGTTTATACTTCTACTGTACTTCATCTCACAGGGAAGTATTGtagtttttcctcctctgcgTCCGTCTGTCAGCAGAACTCAACTCAGGTAATATGATGAAGTACTTCACATTAAAGTACTTAAAGGTACGCAgtagtactcagatcctttactgcagtaaaagtactaataccacactgtaaaagtaCTCAACTACAAGTAAAAGGCCTGCCTTAAAAACTAGTAGTAAAAGCAtttaagtattatcagctaaatatACAttaagtacttaaagtaaaagtattcatagCACAGTAAAGTGTACCTAAAGTACTGTAATGTGAGTATTATCTTCTAAAAGTACTTACAGTAGTCTCCAGTAAAAGTACTGCTGTGTCAGTAAAATGttgtaatctgtaaagtaactaaagctgtcagtgtAAAGTACAACGtgtacctctgagatgtagtagagtataaagtacaacgtgtacctctgagatgtaatagagtataaagtactatagttacctctgagatgtagtagagtataaagtactatagatacctctgagatgtagtagagtataaagtacaacgtgtacctctgagatgtaatagagtataaagtactatagtaacctctgagatgtagtagagtataaagtactatagttacctctgagatgtagtagagtataaagtactatagatacctctgagatgtagtagagtataaagtactatagtaacctctgaggtgtagtagagtataaagtactatagatacctctgaggtgtagtagagtataaagtactatagttacctctgagatgtagtagagtataaagtactatagatacctctgaggtgtagtagagtataaagtactatagttacctctgagatgtagtagagtataaagtactatagttacctctgagatgtagtagagtataaagtactatagttacctctgagatgtagtagagtataaagtactacagttacctctgagatgtagtagagtataaagtactacagttacctctgagatgtagtagagtataaagtactatagttacctctgagatgtagtagagtataaagtactatagttacctctgagatgtagtagagtataaagtactatagttacctctgagatgtagtagagtataaagtactatagttacctctgagatgtagtagagtataaagtactatagttacctctgagatgtagtagagtataaagtactacagttacctctgagatgtagtagagtataaagtactatagttacctctgagatgtaatagagtataaagtactatagatacctctgaggtgtagtagagtataaagtactatagttacctctgagatgtagtagagtataaagtactatagttacctctgagatgtagtagagtataaagtactatagttacctctgagatgtagtagagtataaagtactatagttacctctgagatgtagtagagtataaagtactatagttacctctgagatgtagtagagtataaagtactatagtaacctctgaggtgtagtagagtataaagtactatagtaacctctgagatgtagtagaatataaagtactatagttacctctgagatgtagtagagtataaagtactatagttacctctgagatgtagtagaatataaagtactatagttacctctgagatgtagtagaatataaagtactatagttacctctgagatgtagtagagtataaagtactatagtaacctctgagatgtagtagagtataaagtactatagttacctctgagatgtagtagagtataaagtactatagttacctctgagatgtagtagagtataaagtactatagttacctctgagatgtagtagagtataaagtactatagttacctctgagatgtagtagagtataaagtactatagttacctctgaggtgtagtagagtataaagtactatagttacctctgagatgtagtagagtataaagtactatagttacctctgagatgtagtagagtataaagtactatagttacctctgaggtgtagtagagtataaagtactatagttacctctgagatgtagtagagtataaagtactatagttacctctgagatgtagtagagtataaagtactatagtaacctctgaggtgtagtagagtataaagtactatagtaacctctgagatgtagtagagtataaagtactatagttacctctgagatgtagtagagtataaagtactatagttacctctgagatgtagtagagtataaagtactatagatacctctgagatgtagtagagtataaagtactatagttacctctgagatgtagtagagtataaagtactatagttacctctgagatgtagtagagtataaagtactatagttacctctgaggtgtagtagagtataaagtactatagttacctctgaggtgtagtagagtataaagtactatagttacctctgagatgtagtagagtataaagtactatagtaacctctgagatgtagtagagtataaagtactatagttacctctgaggtgtagtagagtataaagtactatagttacctctgagatgtagtagagtataaagtactatagttacctctgagatgtagtagagtataaagtactatagtaacctctgaggtgtagtagagtataaagtactatagtaacctctgagatgtagtagagtataaagtactatagttacctctgagatgtagtagagtataaagtactatagatacctctgagatgtagtagagtataaagtactatagttacctctgagatgtagtagagtataaagtactatagttacctctgagatgtagtagagtataaagtactatagttacctctgaggtgtagtagagtataaagtactatagttacctctgagatgtagtagagtataaagtactatagttacctctgaggtgtagtagagtataaagtactatagttacctctgaggtgtagtagagtataaagtactatagttacctctgagatgtagtagagtataaagtactatagttacctctgagatgtagtagagtataaagtactatagttacctctgagatgtagtagagtataaagtactatagttacctctgagatgtagtagagtataaagtactatagtaacctctgaggtgtagtagagtataaagtactatagtaacctctgagatgtagtagagtataaagtactatagttacctctgagatgtagtagagtataaagtactatagttacctctgagatgtagtagagtataaagtactatagttacctctgagatgtagtagagtataaagtactatagttacctctgagatgtagtagagtataaagtactatagttacctctgagatgtagtagagtataaagtactatagttacctctgagatgtagtagagtataaagtactacagttacctctgagatgtagtagagtataaagtactacagttacctctgagatgttagtagagtataaagtactatagttacctctgagatgtagtagagtataaagtactatagttacctctgaggtgtagtagagtataaagtactatagttacctctgaggtgtagtagagtataaagtactatagttacctctgagatgtagtagagtataaagtactatagttacctctgaggtgtagtagagtataaagtactatagttacctctgagtgtaatagagtataaagtactatagttacctctgaggtgtagtagagtataaagtactatagtaacctctgagatgtagtagagtataaagtactatagttacctctgagatgtagtagagtataaagtactatagttacctctgagatgtagtagagtataaagtactatagttacctctgagatgtagtagagtataaagtactatagttacctctgaggtgtagtagagtataaagtactatagtaacctctgagatgtagtagagtataaagtactatagtaacctctgagatgtagtagagtataaagtactatagttacctctgagatgtagtagagtataaagtactatagttacctctgaggtgtagtagagtataaagtactatagtaacctctgagatgtagtagagtataaagtactatagatacctctgagatgtagtagagtataaagtactatagtaacctctgagatgtagtagagtataaagtactatagtaacctctgagatgtagtagagtataaagtactatagatacctctgagatgtagtagagtataaagtactatagttacctctgagatgtagtagagtataaagtactatagttacctctgagatgtagtagagtataaagtactatagttacctctgagatgtagtagagtataaagtactatagttacctctgaggtgtagtagagtataaagtactatagttacctctgaggtgtagtagagtataaagtactatagttacctctgagatgtagtagagtataaagtactatagttacctctgagatgtagtagagtataaagtactatagttacctctgagatgtagtagagtataaagtactatagttacctctgagatgtagtagagtataaagtactatagttacctctgagatgtagtagagtataaagtactatagtaacctctgagatgtagtagagtataaagtactatagatacctctgagatgtagtagagtataaagtactatagttacctctgaggtgtagtagagtataaagtactatagttacctctgagatgtagtagagtataaagtactatagatacctctgagatgtagtagagtataaagtactatagttacctctgaggtgtagtagagtataaagtactatagttacctctgaggtgtagtagagtataaagtactatagttacctctgagatgtagtagagtataaagtactatagttacctctgaggtgtagtagagtataaagtactatagttacctctgagatgtagtagagtataaagtactatagttacctctgaggtgtagtagagtataaagtactatagttacctctgagatgtagtagagtataaagtactatagttacctctgagatgtagtagagtataaagtactatagttacctctgagatgtagtagagtataaagtactatagttacctctgagatgtagtagagtataaagtactatagttacctctgagatgtagtagagtataaagtactatagttacctctgagatgtagtagagtataaagtactatagtaacctctgagatgtaatagagtataaagtactatagttacctctgaggtgtagtagagtataaagtactatagttacctctgaggtgtagtagagtataaagtactatagttacctctgaggtgtagtagagtataaagtactatagttacctctgagatgtagtagagtataaagtactatagttacctctgagatgtagtagagtataaagtactatagttacctctgagatgtagtagagtataaagtactatagttacctctgagatgtagtagagtataaagtactatagttacctctgagatgtagtagagtataaagtactatagttacctctgagatgtagtagagtataaagtactatagtaacctctgagatgtaatagagtataaagtactatagttacctctgaggtgtagtagagtataaagtactatagttacctctgaggtgtagtagagtataaagtactatagttacctctgaggtgtagtagagtataaagtactatagttacctctgaggtgtagtagagtataaagtactatagttacctctgaggtgtagtagagtataaagtactatagttacctctgagatgtagtagagtataaagtactatagatacctctgagatgtagtagagtataaagtactatagatacctctgagatgtagtagagtataaagtactatagttacctctgagatgtagtagagtataaagtactatagttacctctgaggtgtagtagagtataaagtactatagttacctctgaggtgtagtagagtataaagtactatagttacctctgagatgtagtagagtataaagtactatagttacctctgaggtgtagtagagtataaagtactatagttacctctgagatgtagtagagtataaagtactatagttacctctgaggtgtagtagagtataaagtactatagttacctctgaggtgtagtagagtataaagtactatagttacctctgagatgtagtagagtataaagtactatagtaacctctgagatgtagtagagtataaagtactatagttacctctgaggtgtagtagagtataaagtactatagtaacctctgagatgtagtagagtataaagtactatagttacctctgaggtgtagtagagtataaagtactatagtaacctctgagatgtagtagagtataaagtactatagttacctctgaggtgtagtagagtataaagtactatagtaacctctgagatgtagtagagtataaagtactctaTAAGTACAGTAGAAGTAGGAAGTAGTAGAACATGGAGAAATACTCAGTAAAGTactagagtaaatgtacttggacgtggagcagcagcacCCCCCGGTGGTCACGTTGGGGTCATGACATCACAGGAGGACGTCCAATCATTCCACCGGGAGAcgatcaaaggtcaaaggtcaaagacaACAATCATCAcgaggacacaaacacagaactaGTTTAAACAAATACTGCTTTCtttatcgtgtgtgtgtgtgtgtgtgtgtgtgtgtgtgtgtgtgtgtctgtgtgtgtttcctgacttccagatgtttcctgacccctgcccccccccccacacacacacagacagacactcgTGATGTTTGACGTCgtctgaacacacagacagaaaccgAGGTGATGAAAACGTATttacctgaaacacacacagagacagacagagacacacacagagacacacagagacacacagagagacacagagacacacagagagacacacagagacacacagagacaaacagagagatacacagagacacacagagagacacagagacacagagacacaaacagagagatacacagagacacagagacacagagacacagagagacagagagacagagagacacagagacacaaacagagagatacacagagagagacacagagacacagagacacacagagacacagagagacacacagacacagagacacagagagacacacagacacagagacacacagagacacagagacacacagagacacacagagacacagagagacacacagacacacagacacacagacacagagacacagagagacacacagagacacagagacacagagagacacacagagagacacacagagagacacacacagagacacacggagacacagagacacagagacacacacagagacacacagagagaaacacacagagacacacagagacacacagagacacagagagacacacacagagacacacagagacacagagaaacagagagacacacagagacacacagagacacagagagacagagagacacacagagacacacagagacacagagagacacacagagagacacagagacacagagagacacacagagacacacagagacacagagaaacagagagacacacagagacacacagagacacagagagacacacagagagacacagagacacagagagacacacagagacacagagacacagagagacacacagagacacagagacacagagacacacacagagacacacagagagaaacacacagagacacacagagacacacagagacacagagacacagagagacacacacagagacacacagagacacagagacacagagacacacacagagacacacagagagacacacagacacacagacacagagacacacagagagaaacacacagagacacagagaaacagagagacacacagagacacagagacacagagagacacacagagagacacagagacacagagagacacacagagacacagagacacagagagacacacagagacacagagacacagagagacaca containing:
- the LOC141760673 gene encoding cysteinyl leukotriene receptor 2-like, translated to MNHCFVGNDSSSEETQVACFHDDDAFKYRAYTFTYLPLFPVAFLCNIGALVVFFLQRGRSSASCVVMMNLALSDGSFSLTLPLRLAYYFRGGVWDFPDWLCRLCVYGFYVNLYTSILFLTLLSVLRWLAVNHPLRHRTLVTPTRTLLVCLGVWLFVGVSSIPFLYQGVKTRDGCPRCFEPSSSSNWGRVLILNYVALALGFLLPFVTIIVCYSRIVRRLKARFGLHGSSRSDTRRRDRRRSLNLVAMVTATFLLCFLPYHVIRSLHLHAVCGGWDCGVTQALQRAVVVTLCLAASNSVVNPLLYYYSTRTFRDNMREAQSSLMTSRRGSGLALKRRRSTA